From the genome of Haemophilus parainfluenzae, one region includes:
- a CDS encoding protein-disulfide reductase DsbD: MKRILLFLFFIFTALSTQAGLFDKKPAFLPVDDAFQFSAAKSENQENVIVNWSIAEGYYLYQEKISVKLNQEETSSFDVPTFSISPEDYNDPYFGLMKIFKKPVQAIFKASHPPLKAEDVVEIAYQGCTSGFCYPPEVKEIKVADLPIAQIANTEKTSEKSTSLSAQPKAEQDRLAESLFNSKYAVFGFFLLGLGLAFTPCVLPMLPLLSAIVIGQNQRPNMWRAFALSFVYVQGMALTYTLLGLIVAAIGLPFQVALQHPYVMIGLSIIFVLLALSMFGVFTLQLPSSLQTKLSLLSQQQKAGAFGGVFLMGMIAGLVASPCTSAPLSGALLYVAQSGDLFTGALTLYLLALGMGVPLILITLFGNKILPKSGMWMETVKKLFGFVMLALPVFLISRILPDEWTPRLWAMLGTAFFIWFAFQMPKNGTGWVFRILFLVAAMISVKPLQAWVWGENSIPSALENKAVSHVEFKKVKSEAELQQALSENNKSLVMLDLYADWCVACKEFEKETFSDPSVQKAFGDMLLLQVDMTKNSEENRALMAKYKVLGLPTILFFNRDGKEIEGSRVNGFMPPVEFLQWIEKISKA, from the coding sequence ATGAAGCGAATTCTTCTTTTTTTATTTTTTATTTTTACCGCTCTTTCCACTCAAGCCGGTCTTTTTGATAAGAAACCGGCTTTCTTACCTGTGGATGACGCTTTTCAATTTTCAGCTGCGAAAAGCGAGAATCAAGAAAATGTGATCGTCAATTGGTCGATAGCAGAAGGGTATTATCTCTATCAAGAAAAAATATCTGTGAAGCTCAACCAAGAGGAAACCTCATCATTTGATGTGCCGACATTTTCTATTTCACCTGAAGATTATAACGATCCTTATTTTGGCTTAATGAAGATTTTCAAAAAGCCCGTGCAAGCTATTTTTAAAGCAAGCCACCCGCCATTAAAAGCCGAAGATGTGGTTGAAATTGCTTACCAAGGTTGTACATCGGGCTTTTGTTATCCGCCTGAAGTGAAAGAAATCAAAGTGGCGGATTTGCCGATTGCACAGATCGCCAATACTGAAAAAACATCGGAAAAATCGACCTCACTTTCCGCACAACCTAAAGCAGAGCAAGATCGTTTAGCGGAAAGTTTATTTAATAGCAAATATGCTGTATTTGGCTTTTTCTTATTGGGCTTAGGTTTGGCCTTTACCCCTTGTGTGTTGCCAATGCTGCCGTTGCTTTCAGCGATAGTGATTGGTCAAAATCAACGCCCTAATATGTGGCGCGCTTTCGCATTAAGTTTTGTGTATGTGCAGGGAATGGCGCTGACTTATACCTTATTAGGCTTAATTGTCGCTGCAATTGGTTTGCCATTCCAAGTGGCGTTGCAACATCCTTACGTGATGATTGGCTTATCAATCATCTTTGTCTTGTTAGCGTTATCGATGTTCGGTGTATTCACTTTACAGCTTCCAAGCTCCTTACAAACAAAACTGTCTTTACTTAGCCAACAGCAAAAAGCTGGTGCCTTTGGTGGCGTGTTCTTAATGGGGATGATTGCAGGGCTTGTGGCTTCGCCTTGTACGTCAGCACCGCTTTCTGGCGCCTTGCTTTATGTGGCGCAGAGTGGTGATTTATTTACGGGTGCGCTCACGCTTTATTTGCTCGCGTTGGGTATGGGCGTACCGCTGATTTTAATCACTTTATTTGGGAATAAAATCTTGCCTAAATCAGGCATGTGGATGGAAACCGTTAAAAAGCTCTTTGGCTTTGTGATGCTCGCGTTACCAGTATTCTTAATTTCTCGTATTTTGCCGGATGAATGGACACCAAGATTATGGGCGATGCTCGGTACCGCATTTTTCATCTGGTTTGCTTTCCAAATGCCGAAAAATGGCACAGGTTGGGTATTCCGAATTCTCTTTTTAGTGGCAGCAATGATTAGTGTTAAACCGCTTCAAGCTTGGGTTTGGGGTGAAAACTCAATACCAAGTGCGCTCGAAAATAAAGCGGTTTCTCATGTTGAATTTAAGAAAGTGAAAAGCGAAGCTGAATTACAACAAGCACTGTCAGAAAATAACAAATCGCTTGTAATGCTCGATCTTTATGCGGATTGGTGTGTCGCTTGTAAAGAGTTTGAAAAAGAAACATTCAGTGATCCAAGTGTACAAAAAGCCTTTGGTGACATGCTGCTCCTTCAGGTTGATATGACAAAAAACTCCGAAGAAAACCGCGCTTTAATGGCAAAATATAAAGTGTTAGGTTTACCGACTATTTTGTTCTTTAACCGAGATGGAAAAGAAATTGAGGGGAGTCGTGTTAACGGATTCATGCCACCAGTTGAGTTTTTACAATGGATTGAGAAAATCAGTAAAGCATAA
- the arcA gene encoding two-component system response regulator ArcA, whose amino-acid sequence MATPKILIVEDEAVTRNTLKGIFEAEGYEVLQAQDGAEMYRQLSSETVNLIVLDINLPGKNGLLLGRELREKTPIPLIFLTGRDNEVDKILGLEIGADDYLTKPFNPRELTIRARNLLHRTMTLNGKETHLQRENYRFNGWTLDLNSHNLITPEGTEFKLPRSEFRAMLHFCENPGKLQTREELLLKMTGRELKPQDRTVDVTIRRIRKHFEDHPNTPEIIATVHGEGYRFCGELEE is encoded by the coding sequence ATGGCTACCCCCAAAATTCTCATCGTGGAAGATGAAGCGGTAACCCGTAATACGTTAAAAGGAATTTTTGAAGCTGAGGGCTATGAGGTATTACAAGCACAAGATGGTGCCGAAATGTATCGTCAGTTAAGCTCGGAAACGGTTAATCTCATCGTATTAGATATCAATTTACCCGGTAAAAATGGTTTATTACTGGGCCGTGAATTACGTGAAAAAACACCTATCCCTCTGATTTTCCTAACAGGGCGAGATAATGAGGTCGATAAAATTTTAGGTTTAGAAATCGGGGCCGATGATTATCTCACTAAGCCATTTAATCCAAGAGAACTCACCATTCGTGCAAGAAATTTATTGCATCGTACGATGACATTAAATGGCAAAGAGACCCATTTACAACGTGAGAACTATCGTTTTAATGGTTGGACACTGGATTTAAATAGTCATAATTTAATTACACCTGAAGGCACTGAGTTTAAGCTACCGCGTAGTGAATTTCGTGCCATGTTGCATTTCTGTGAAAATCCAGGAAAATTGCAAACTCGCGAAGAATTATTGCTAAAAATGACAGGACGCGAATTAAAACCACAAGATCGTACTGTGGATGTAACAATTCGCCGCATTCGGAAACATTTTGAAGATCATCCTAATACACCAGAAATTATTGCTACCGTGCATGGTGAAGGCTATCGTTTCTGTGGTGAATTAGAAGAATAA
- the smpB gene encoding SsrA-binding protein SmpB — translation MTKKKVKVGSNTIALNKRARHEYFIEDEIEAGLELQGWEVKSMRAGKANISDSYIIFKNGEAYLFGATIQPLSLASTHVVCDPTRTRKLLLNKRELDNLFGKSSRDGFTIVALSLYWKGAWAKIKIGLAKGKKQHDKRDDIKEREWKVAKERIMKNAHRG, via the coding sequence ATGACCAAAAAGAAAGTCAAAGTCGGCTCTAACACCATTGCGTTAAATAAACGAGCTCGACACGAATATTTTATTGAAGATGAAATTGAAGCCGGCCTTGAATTACAAGGTTGGGAAGTGAAATCAATGCGCGCAGGTAAAGCCAATATCAGCGACAGCTATATCATTTTTAAAAATGGGGAAGCCTATTTATTTGGCGCAACCATTCAACCATTAAGCTTGGCCTCGACCCACGTAGTTTGCGATCCGACGCGTACGCGTAAGCTTTTATTGAATAAACGTGAACTGGATAATCTTTTCGGTAAATCAAGCCGTGATGGTTTTACCATTGTTGCCCTTTCTCTTTATTGGAAAGGTGCTTGGGCAAAGATCAAAATCGGTCTTGCGAAAGGTAAAAAACAACATGATAAACGCGATGATATTAAAGAGCGTGAATGGAAAGTAGCGAAAGAGCGTATTATGAAAAACGCACATCGTGGATAA
- a CDS encoding type B 50S ribosomal protein L31, producing MKKGIHPENYRTVLFYDSNAKQGFLIRSCAKTNNTMKWEDGNEYPVFMCDTSSASHPFYTGKTRQIGNEGRASEFASRYGKFGAFKSK from the coding sequence ATGAAAAAAGGCATTCATCCTGAAAATTATCGTACCGTTTTATTTTACGATTCCAATGCGAAACAAGGCTTTCTCATCCGTTCTTGCGCTAAAACTAACAACACCATGAAATGGGAAGATGGTAATGAATACCCTGTATTTATGTGCGATACCTCATCTGCTTCTCACCCATTTTATACTGGTAAAACTCGTCAAATTGGTAATGAAGGTCGTGCAAGTGAATTTGCAAGCCGTTACGGTAAATTTGGCGCATTTAAATCAAAATAG
- the ykgO gene encoding type B 50S ribosomal protein L36, whose amino-acid sequence MKVLSSLKSAKNRPGCKIVRRHGVVYVISKTNPRFKARQGGKKKG is encoded by the coding sequence ATGAAAGTATTATCTTCACTCAAAAGCGCAAAAAACCGTCCTGGCTGCAAAATTGTTCGTCGCCACGGTGTCGTTTATGTCATTTCGAAAACCAACCCTCGCTTTAAAGCACGTCAAGGTGGGAAAAAGAAAGGTTAA
- the cgtA gene encoding Obg family GTPase CgtA encodes MKFIDEALIRVEAGDGGNGCVSFRREKFIPKGGPDGGDGGDGGDVYLVADENLNTLIDYRFTKRFAAERGENGHSSDCTGRRGKDITLRVPVGTRAIDNDTKEVLGDLTKHGAKMLVAKGGYHGLGNTRFKSSVNRAPRQKTMGTPGEKRDLLLELMLLADVGMLGLPNAGKSTFIRAVSAAKPKVADYPFTTLVPSLGVVKVDESHSFVVADIPGLIEGASDGAGLGIRFLKHLERCRVLIHLVDINPIDESDPADNIAIIESELFQYSEKLADKPRWLVFNKIDTMTEEEAHERAQEITERLGWEEGYHLISAATGKNVPPLCRDIMDFIEANPRDAEVEENKPEEVKFKWEDYHQEQLAEHQFDDEDDDWDDWDEEDEEGVEFIYKP; translated from the coding sequence ATGAAATTTATTGATGAAGCCCTGATTCGTGTGGAAGCAGGGGATGGTGGAAACGGTTGTGTAAGTTTCCGCCGTGAAAAATTTATCCCCAAAGGTGGTCCTGATGGCGGTGATGGCGGTGATGGCGGTGATGTTTATTTGGTTGCAGACGAAAACTTAAATACCTTGATCGATTATCGTTTTACGAAACGTTTTGCAGCTGAGCGCGGTGAGAATGGTCATAGTTCAGATTGTACCGGTCGCCGCGGTAAAGATATTACGTTACGTGTGCCAGTGGGAACGCGTGCAATTGATAATGACACTAAAGAAGTGCTTGGTGATTTAACAAAGCATGGCGCCAAAATGTTAGTGGCGAAAGGCGGTTATCATGGTTTAGGGAACACACGTTTTAAATCTTCAGTGAACCGTGCACCTCGCCAAAAAACCATGGGGACACCTGGGGAAAAACGTGATTTATTATTAGAATTGATGCTTCTTGCGGATGTCGGGATGTTAGGTTTACCAAATGCAGGTAAATCGACCTTTATTCGTGCCGTTTCAGCTGCAAAACCAAAAGTTGCTGATTATCCATTTACCACTTTAGTGCCAAGTTTAGGTGTAGTGAAAGTGGATGAGAGCCATAGCTTTGTAGTGGCAGATATTCCTGGATTGATTGAAGGCGCATCAGATGGTGCAGGTTTAGGAATTCGTTTCTTAAAACACTTGGAACGTTGTCGTGTGTTAATTCATTTAGTGGATATTAACCCAATTGATGAATCCGATCCTGCTGATAATATTGCGATCATCGAGTCAGAATTATTCCAATATAGTGAAAAATTGGCAGATAAACCGCGTTGGTTAGTCTTCAATAAAATTGATACGATGACAGAAGAAGAGGCGCATGAACGTGCACAAGAGATTACTGAACGTCTTGGTTGGGAAGAAGGGTATCACCTTATTTCTGCCGCAACTGGTAAAAATGTGCCACCACTTTGTCGTGATATTATGGATTTCATTGAAGCAAATCCACGTGATGCGGAAGTAGAAGAAAATAAACCGGAAGAAGTGAAATTCAAATGGGAAGATTACCATCAAGAACAACTCGCTGAACATCAATTTGATGATGAAGATGACGACTGGGATGATTGGGACGAAGAAGATGAAGAAGGTGTTGAATTTATTTACAAACCTTAA
- a CDS encoding DMT family transporter gives MKQQPLLGFLFALITAMAWGSLPIALKQVLSVMTPQTIVWYRFAVASLALLILLGYKKKLPQFSKGGRFIWLVLIGVAGLAGNFFLFNSSLNFIDPSSAQIFIHFSSFGMLICGIFVFKEKLGLHQKIGLGLLLAGLVLFFNDKFEVFKGESGYLTGVLLSLTASLVWVAYGMAQKLMLRRFSSQQILLMMYFGCLLVFTPVAEFSQVRELSPLAFGCLAYCCLNTLFGYGAYAEALNRWEVSKVSVVITLVPLFTIFFAHLAHYASPDNFAAPELNMISYIGAFVVVCGAILSAIGHKLLPQSK, from the coding sequence ATGAAACAACAACCGCTTTTAGGTTTTCTCTTCGCGTTAATTACAGCGATGGCGTGGGGATCTTTACCTATTGCGTTAAAACAGGTTCTATCCGTGATGACGCCACAAACGATCGTTTGGTATCGATTTGCGGTAGCTTCTCTTGCGCTATTGATTCTGTTAGGTTACAAGAAAAAACTGCCCCAATTTTCGAAAGGTGGTCGTTTCATTTGGCTTGTACTCATCGGTGTAGCAGGGTTAGCGGGTAATTTCTTTTTATTCAATAGCTCACTTAATTTTATCGATCCTTCTTCAGCTCAAATTTTTATTCATTTTTCTTCTTTTGGCATGTTGATTTGCGGTATTTTTGTCTTTAAAGAAAAGCTTGGATTACATCAAAAGATTGGTTTAGGTCTGTTATTGGCTGGGTTAGTGCTTTTCTTCAATGATAAATTTGAGGTGTTTAAAGGAGAAAGTGGTTATTTAACGGGCGTCTTGCTAAGCCTAACAGCTTCATTAGTTTGGGTTGCTTATGGTATGGCACAGAAATTAATGCTTCGTCGTTTTAGTTCACAACAAATTTTATTAATGATGTATTTCGGTTGTCTTTTGGTATTTACGCCTGTTGCTGAATTTTCCCAAGTGAGAGAGCTCAGCCCGTTAGCATTTGGTTGTTTAGCTTATTGTTGCTTAAATACCTTATTTGGTTATGGCGCTTATGCTGAAGCCCTTAATCGTTGGGAAGTTTCTAAAGTAAGCGTTGTGATTACCTTAGTACCACTATTTACAATTTTCTTTGCTCATCTTGCGCATTATGCGAGCCCTGATAATTTTGCCGCGCCAGAATTAAATATGATTAGCTATATCGGGGCGTTTGTTGTAGTATGCGGAGCAATTTTGTCGGCAATCGGACATAAGTTATTACCGCAATCAAAGTAA
- the rpmA gene encoding 50S ribosomal protein L27 gives MATKKAGGSTRNGRDSEAKRLGVKRFGGESVLAGSIIVRQRGTKFHAGNNVGMGRDHTLFATADGKVKFEVKGEKSRKYVSIVTE, from the coding sequence ATGGCAACTAAAAAAGCTGGTGGTTCAACTCGTAACGGTCGTGATTCTGAAGCTAAACGCCTTGGTGTTAAACGTTTCGGTGGCGAATCTGTATTAGCAGGTAGCATCATTGTACGTCAACGTGGTACTAAATTCCACGCAGGTAACAACGTAGGTATGGGCCGTGACCACACCTTATTTGCTACCGCTGACGGTAAAGTAAAATTTGAAGTGAAAGGCGAGAAAAGCCGTAAATACGTAAGTATTGTAACTGAATAA
- the rplU gene encoding 50S ribosomal protein L21, producing MYAVFQSGGKQHRVSEGQVVRLEKLELATGATVEFDSVLMVVNGEDVKIGAPVVAGAKVVAEVVAQGRGDKVKIVKFRRRKHSRKQQGHRQWFTEVKITGIQA from the coding sequence ATGTACGCAGTTTTCCAAAGTGGCGGTAAACAACACCGTGTGAGCGAAGGTCAAGTTGTTCGTTTAGAAAAACTTGAACTTGCAACTGGCGCAACAGTTGAGTTCGACTCAGTGTTGATGGTCGTTAATGGTGAAGATGTTAAAATTGGTGCACCAGTAGTAGCTGGCGCGAAAGTAGTGGCTGAAGTTGTGGCACAAGGTCGTGGCGATAAAGTTAAAATCGTTAAGTTCCGTCGTCGTAAACACAGCCGTAAACAACAAGGTCATCGTCAGTGGTTCACAGAAGTGAAAATCACTGGGATTCAAGCATAA
- the ispB gene encoding octaprenyl diphosphate synthase, translating into MNKQDLMDMHAIQALTDADMQKVNQAILAQINSDVPMVNQLGFYIVQGGGKRIRPLIAVLAARALGYESDKVATCATFVEFIHTASLLHDDVVDESDMRRGRATANSAFGNAASVLVGDFIYTRAFQLVAQLQSLDILRIMADATNVLAEGEVQQLMNVNDPDTTEESYMRVIYSKTARLFEVAAQSVAIVAGAEKSIETAFQEYGRYLGTAFQLVDDVLDYSANAAALGKNVGDDLAEGKPTLPLLHAMRHGNPEQAALIREAIEQGGKRDAIDDVLAIMAEHKSLDYAMDRAKQEAQKAVDAIALLPESEYKKALISLAYLSVDRTY; encoded by the coding sequence ATGAACAAACAAGATTTAATGGATATGCATGCAATCCAAGCATTAACAGATGCGGATATGCAAAAAGTCAACCAAGCCATTTTAGCACAAATTAACTCCGATGTGCCGATGGTTAATCAGCTTGGTTTTTATATTGTGCAAGGTGGCGGAAAACGTATTCGACCACTTATTGCGGTTTTAGCGGCGCGTGCATTAGGCTACGAAAGCGATAAAGTGGCCACTTGTGCGACCTTTGTTGAATTTATTCACACCGCTTCTTTATTACATGATGATGTGGTAGATGAATCGGATATGCGTCGTGGCCGCGCAACAGCAAACTCTGCCTTTGGTAATGCGGCTAGCGTATTAGTGGGTGACTTCATTTATACTCGTGCATTCCAATTAGTGGCGCAATTACAATCGCTAGACATTCTTCGCATTATGGCAGATGCCACCAACGTGTTGGCGGAAGGTGAAGTGCAACAATTAATGAACGTGAACGATCCCGATACCACGGAAGAAAGCTATATGCGTGTGATTTATAGTAAAACAGCACGTTTATTTGAAGTGGCAGCACAATCTGTGGCGATTGTTGCAGGTGCCGAAAAATCAATTGAAACCGCATTTCAAGAATATGGTCGCTATCTTGGTACCGCATTCCAATTAGTGGATGACGTACTAGATTACAGCGCTAACGCAGCCGCACTAGGTAAAAATGTGGGTGATGACCTCGCTGAAGGCAAACCTACTCTCCCTCTATTACACGCAATGCGTCATGGTAATCCAGAACAAGCCGCGCTTATTCGTGAAGCCATTGAACAAGGCGGAAAACGTGATGCGATCGATGACGTACTTGCAATTATGGCAGAACATAAATCCCTTGATTACGCAATGGATCGTGCGAAACAAGAAGCCCAAAAAGCGGTTGATGCTATTGCCTTATTACCTGAAAGCGAATACAAAAAAGCCTTAATTTCACTGGCTTATTTATCGGTAGACCGAACTTATTAA
- a CDS encoding epoxyqueuosine reductase QueH — translation MTEEQIQPQSAVDSQPKFQKPRKQKVRKDPNAPFIREKLELPEGHNKLLLHSCCAPCSGEVMEAILASGIEFTIYFYNPNIHPLKEYLIRKEENIRFAQKFGIPFIDADYDRQQWFDRAKGMEWEPERGIRCTMCFDMRFEKAAEYAHEHGFPVFTSCLGISRWKDMDQINGCGHRAAEKYDDVIYWDYNWRKAGGSQRMIEISKRERFYQQEYCGCVYSLRDSNKWREETGRQKIEIGKLYYTPD, via the coding sequence ATGACTGAAGAACAAATTCAACCGCAAAGTGCGGTCGATTCTCAACCTAAATTTCAAAAACCACGTAAACAAAAAGTGCGCAAAGATCCCAATGCGCCTTTTATTCGTGAAAAACTCGAATTACCTGAAGGGCATAATAAGCTACTTCTCCACTCTTGTTGTGCGCCTTGTTCGGGTGAAGTGATGGAAGCCATTTTGGCCTCAGGTATTGAGTTTACGATTTATTTTTACAACCCGAATATTCATCCATTGAAAGAATATTTAATTCGTAAAGAAGAAAACATCCGCTTTGCCCAAAAATTCGGGATTCCGTTTATTGATGCAGACTACGATCGCCAACAATGGTTTGATCGCGCAAAAGGCATGGAGTGGGAACCTGAACGTGGCATTCGCTGCACCATGTGTTTTGATATGCGTTTTGAAAAAGCCGCTGAATATGCTCATGAACATGGTTTCCCTGTATTCACCAGCTGTCTTGGTATTTCTCGCTGGAAAGATATGGATCAAATTAATGGTTGTGGTCACCGTGCGGCTGAAAAATATGATGATGTGATTTATTGGGATTACAACTGGCGTAAAGCAGGTGGATCGCAACGCATGATCGAAATCAGTAAGCGTGAACGTTTTTATCAACAGGAATATTGTGGCTGCGTTTATTCTTTACGAGACAGCAATAAATGGCGTGAAGAAACAGGGCGACAAAAAATTGAAATTGGTAAACTCTATTACACGCCAGATTAA
- a CDS encoding cell division protein ZapA, producing MSLKLVEVVVLGQVLRLNVPAEQEEILRQAARNLDLQVSEMKERTGLLQLDRVLSIVALNLSFELTQEKNKNAQIENVLCTRIQQLDHSLENALGGRTIVD from the coding sequence ATGTCATTAAAACTGGTTGAAGTTGTTGTATTAGGGCAAGTGCTGCGCTTGAATGTCCCTGCAGAACAAGAAGAGATTTTGCGTCAAGCGGCGCGTAATTTAGATCTTCAAGTGTCTGAAATGAAAGAGCGTACAGGTTTATTGCAATTAGACCGTGTGCTTTCTATTGTTGCCTTGAATTTAAGTTTTGAATTAACCCAAGAAAAAAATAAAAATGCCCAGATTGAAAACGTGTTATGTACGCGAATTCAGCAGTTAGATCATTCTTTAGAGAATGCATTAGGTGGGCGTACCATCGTAGATTAA